In a single window of the Desulfovibrio mangrovi genome:
- a CDS encoding HNH endonuclease: MEKWSRREVELAAESYFSMLKLELSGISYNKTKFRNKLSELLPNRSDGSIEWKHQNISAALANNNFPHIFGYKPHFNYQKILDSIIPDMALKRDIPQYPISSKTWEILSTSEILKTVDQSCIKHKMTRIPKNVRFYFGADPKAKMRDILLEFYGQEYQVTLRTDPTKTRSSLVWRTDLSKMIKKHCALLPPNTSKMLLFTKTERQDSYNLSIVTENNDENFHLRDEEFHPRPRMEGTLTNRSSIVRKRSQANRLAAIKHHGLNCVVCGFNFEKFYGPLGQGFIEIHHVNPLHEEDGEREVDPVQDLVPVCSNCHRMLHKSSKSIHTIQTLIEAANDYA, encoded by the coding sequence ATGGAAAAATGGTCACGCAGAGAAGTAGAGCTAGCAGCAGAATCCTACTTCTCCATGCTTAAACTTGAACTATCAGGAATTTCCTATAACAAAACCAAATTCAGAAACAAACTATCAGAACTTCTACCAAATAGAAGCGATGGATCTATTGAATGGAAACATCAAAACATCAGCGCTGCTTTGGCAAATAACAATTTCCCGCACATTTTCGGATACAAACCACATTTCAATTACCAAAAGATACTTGACTCTATTATTCCAGACATGGCTTTAAAACGCGACATACCTCAATACCCAATATCTAGCAAAACTTGGGAAATATTATCTACAAGCGAGATATTAAAAACAGTCGACCAATCATGCATAAAGCACAAAATGACCCGCATACCTAAGAATGTTCGATTCTATTTTGGAGCAGATCCAAAAGCAAAAATGCGGGATATTCTTCTTGAATTTTATGGCCAAGAATATCAAGTGACACTTAGAACAGACCCAACAAAGACACGTTCGTCTTTAGTTTGGCGCACCGATCTTTCCAAGATGATCAAGAAACATTGCGCGCTCCTGCCACCAAACACCTCTAAAATGCTCCTGTTTACAAAAACAGAACGCCAAGATTCATACAATCTATCGATTGTTACAGAAAATAACGATGAAAACTTCCACTTACGTGACGAAGAATTCCACCCCAGACCTCGGATGGAAGGAACGCTAACAAATCGTAGCTCCATCGTGCGCAAGCGCAGTCAGGCCAACAGGCTGGCGGCCATCAAGCATCACGGACTAAATTGTGTGGTTTGCGGGTTTAACTTTGAGAAGTTCTATGGCCCGCTGGGACAAGGATTCATTGAGATTCATCATGTGAATCCGTTGCACGAAGAGGATGGGGAGAGGGAAGTGGATCCAGTGCAGGATTTAGTGCCGGTCTGTTCGAACTGCCATCGGATGTTGCACAAGTCATCTAAAAGCATACACACCATTCAAACTCTAATAGAAGCAGCAAACGACTATGCTTAA
- a CDS encoding DNA/RNA non-specific endonuclease — MRKLTVAFVCALAVLVSAAYAQDGVVYRVDPYEQVQFGLPEGTSSQNLIVRRVIYVLSNNPYTKFADWVGYKLDVNSVTGASERDRNWKRDPDLPKEETLSPSDYDGAFNALKMDRGHQAPLASFKGTPYWWLTNYLSNITPQRMKLNRGPWAKLEHDVRSLAEREPVYVITGTLYEREMPKLPNAKKDHQIPSGYWKIIGVEDLDARPGQPPMRVAGYIFEQNATESNPMSQYLVTVDEIERRTGFNFYPDLPDDVEELMESCNTLEVQ; from the coding sequence ATGCGTAAGTTGACTGTTGCGTTTGTGTGCGCTCTGGCGGTGCTTGTGTCAGCGGCCTATGCGCAAGATGGTGTGGTGTATAGGGTGGATCCGTATGAGCAGGTTCAGTTCGGGTTGCCAGAGGGTACTTCTTCCCAAAATCTGATTGTTCGCAGGGTTATCTATGTTCTGAGCAATAACCCGTATACCAAGTTTGCGGACTGGGTAGGGTACAAGCTGGATGTGAACAGTGTGACGGGGGCAAGTGAAAGGGATCGAAATTGGAAGCGAGATCCTGACCTGCCCAAGGAAGAAACGCTTTCTCCGAGTGATTATGATGGGGCGTTTAATGCCCTGAAGATGGATCGGGGGCATCAGGCGCCTTTGGCATCATTTAAGGGGACGCCGTATTGGTGGCTGACAAACTACCTTTCGAACATAACGCCTCAGAGGATGAAGCTGAATCGTGGGCCGTGGGCCAAGCTTGAACATGATGTGCGATCGCTGGCAGAGCGAGAACCTGTTTATGTGATTACTGGCACTTTGTATGAACGCGAGATGCCTAAATTGCCGAATGCGAAAAAAGACCACCAGATACCTTCCGGCTACTGGAAGATCATAGGAGTTGAGGATCTGGACGCTAGGCCTGGTCAGCCGCCTATGCGGGTTGCAGGGTATATCTTTGAGCAGAATGCCACAGAATCAAATCCTATGAGTCAGTACCTGGTTACCGTGGATGAGATTGAACGGCGCACAGGCTTCAACTTCTACCCGGATCTTCCTGATGACGTGGAGGAGCTGATGGAGAGCTGTAATACTCTTGAAGTGCAATAG